A window of Acidobacteriota bacterium genomic DNA:
GGGGAGGCGGCCATCCTTCTGCGCGGGTCCATCGGCGAGAACGCGAACCCGATCGGCGACATCAAGGGCGATCAGCTCCAGCCGCCCGAGATCAACCATAAGTGACCGCGGACGTTGCCCGGCAGTCTGATTGGACATGATGCGCGTTGCCCTGGTCTCCATGCCGTGGCTCGACAGCCACGTCCCGTCGGCGGCGCTGGCGGCCCTGAAGGCCTGGGTGGCGGCGCGGGTGCCCGGCTGCGCGGTCGCCGTCTGGCCGGAACACGTGGCGGTGGCCCGTCGCCTGGGACGGACGGCCTACCGGGCCATCCAGGAGGATTCGCTGGCCGGCGAGGCGCTGTACGCCGGTCTCGTCTATCCGGAACGCCGCGGCGTCCTGCCCGGCCTGCTGCGCACGGCCTTCGCCGCCGACGCGGCGAAGGCCGGGATGCCGCCTCCGCCCGACGCGGACCCGTCAGGAATCCTTGACGCCATCGATGCACACGCCGCCGAGCTGGCCGGGCGCCTGGCCGCGGCGGCCGACGTGGTGGGCCTGAGCGCCACTTTCCATCAGCTCTTCGCCAACGTCCTGCTCAGCCGGCGGATCAAGGCCGCCAATCCCGGGGTATTCATCGTCTGGGGCGGCAGCCTGCTGCGGGGCGCGGCGGGCCCCTCGTTCATGCGCGAGTATCCGGAGATCGACGCGGTCGTCCAGGGGGAGGGAGAACGCCCGCTGGAGACCCTGCTGGTGCGGCTGGCGGCGGGGCAGGCGCCGCCGGACGACGGGCCGGGGCTGCTCACCCGAGGCAACCTGGACCGGTTTCCTGCCGGCGCGCCCGTCTGGGAGGCGGACGACGTCGCCGCCCTGCCGCTGCCCGACTTCGACGACTATGCCGCCGCGGCGGATCCCCTGAGCGTCGAGTGGCGGATCTGGCTGCAGACCGCCCGCGGCTGCTGGTGGGACCGCTCCGGATCCACCGGGGACCCGAAGCGCCGCTGCCTGTTCTGCAACATGAACGAGCGGCGGCGGTACCGAGCCAAGCCGGCCCGTCAGGTCGCCGCCGAGGTCGAGGCGCTGGTGGCCCGGCACGCCAATCCGCGGGTGGTGCTGAGCGACCTCTGCATGCGATCCACGGGCCTGGCCGAGCTGGGCCGGCGCCTGGCGGCCCCCGGCCGGCAGCTCCAGCTTCAGATTGAACTGCGCGCGGGCGCCCGGCCGCGGGACGTGCTGGCGTTGTGGGAAGCCGGCCTGACCGTGGCCCACACGGGTGTCGAGGGATTCTCCACCGCGTACCTGCGGCGGATGAACAAGGGCACCACGGCCATCCAGAACCTGGAACTGCTCAAGACCTGCGCCGAGCTCGAAATCGGGAACCCCTTTGGCCTGGTGACGGGATTTCCCGGCTCCACCGCCGCCGAGGTGGCCGAGTCGGTGGCCACCATCGACCGCTACGCGACCGCATATCCCCCGCCAGGGTTCCTCCATGAGTTCGACCTGACAACCGGCAGCGCGGTGGACATCCTCAGCGCCGACTTCGGCATCGAGGAGGTTCGCAACCACCCGCGCTACGCCGAATTCCTGCCCGCCGAGGCGTGCGCCCGGCTGGTGCTGCCGCACCGGGCCTGGGCCTACACTCCGGCCGGCCAGCCGGCGGACTGGACGCCCTTGTACGACGCCTGCCGGCGGTGGCAGGAGATGCATGAGGCGATCCGCGCTACGGCGCTCCGCGAGGGGCGAACGCCACCCAAGGCGCTCGCCTACCTCGACGGTGGCGACTTTCTGGAGATCACCGACTGCCGAAACGAGGCCCGACGACTCACCCTGTCCGGCGTGTGGCGGGACGTGTACCGGGAGTGTCTCGAAACCCGGACATTTGCGGACCTTGCGGCGCGCTTTGCCGGCGCCGCCGATGCGGCGCGGCTCCGGGAGATCCTCGACCGCCTGGTGGCCGAGCGGGTCATGTACGCGGAGGAGGACCGGTATCTATCCCTGGCCGTGGCCTCCCGCCCGGACATCGCCGCCCGGCGGATGAAGAGGAGCAGGAAGAAGGGAACGGTGAGGGGATAGGAGACGGGAGATAGGAATTCGGATCTCGTGCTCGTAATTCGTAATCGCCATCGTAATCGCCATCGTAATCGTGATCGTGACCCAATGCTTGTTCCCACCCATCGGACATCGGCTTTCGGACTTCGGGCATCAAACGTCGTGCTCATGATTCCTGGCCGGTGATGCCGGCGCCAGGCGGTAAGTGTAGCGATCGTTCGGTCCTCAAGTGTTTGCGTTCGCGCGCATTGTGATCGTGGGCAACCGATGGAAACCTTTTCGGCGACCCGCTGCCCGCGTGCCGTCCATGGGTAGCTCTGGGTGAAATCCTGGGGGGCGGTTCACTCCGTCGTGAACCGGGGTAACATGCGAAGTCCGGCGCGGTAACGGTGATTTCCAAACGAAGGTGGACGGAGGGATATTGAAATGCCCAACGCAGGCAGCCAAGATCTGAAAGTGTTCATCTCGCATCTTGACTCGGCGTGCGATGAGTGCCGCTCACTGTTTACTGTTCACTCGTTACTACTCACTATTCACCGTTCACCCAACCAGCCCCGCCCAGAGCTGATAGAACCCGAACCCTGCCAGCGCCAGCGCCGACAGCCCGACCAGGGCGCGGCCGGCCCGCGGGCCCAGGCGCCGGGCGGTACCGGACAGGATGACGACTCCGGCATTCACCCCGAGGATGGTGCCGTAGAACCCCGCCAGGAGCGCCACGCCGCAGGCGGGCGACTCCCGCCATCCCTCGAGCAGGGCCGGTCCCAGCACCAGGCTCCAGCCGAGGTACGGCCCCGGGTTGAGGAAGTTGACCGCCGTGGCCTGGAACAGGCTCCGGCCGGCCGACCCCGGCGAATCCGGCGGGGCGGCGTCGGAGCGGCGCCAGGTCCGGAACGCCTGGGCAGCCAGGTAGAACAGGAACACGGCGCCCGCCAGTCGCATCCCCCGCTCCATCCCCGCCGGCAGCCGGGTGAGCAGGACCAGCATGAGCAGGGCGATGGGCCCGTCGCTGATAAGAGGCGCCAGCACCGCCGGCAGCGTTCGGCGCCAGCCGTGGACCATGCTTCGCCCCACAAGGTAGGCCATCAGCGGCCCCGGCTGGATGCCGGAGGCGAACCCGAACGAAATGCCGAGCACCAGATACAACCACATGGACCACCCACCTGCGCCGCATCCCGACTGTCGGGCGACGCGTCCAGCCGATCATAGCACGGGCGATCCGCAGCGGAAGCGCCGAAGGTAGAGGAGACAATTAGTTATTGAAGATGGCGCGAATGGGTGAGTCGGCGAATGGGTGAATCGGTGAATCGGGAGTTGGGAGATGGCAGAGGGAGATGACAGAGGGGGGACGGCAAGAGGGAGACGGAACGACCTTCAACAATCAACGGCCCGCGAACCTGTGAACGTGTGAACATGTGAACCTGCGAACCTTCCAACATTCAAATCTTCAAACGGACGAACTCTCAACATATCCTCCCCTTGCGAACCATCAACGATCAACCATCAACCGCAACTGCGCATTTTCACTTGTCTTCAACTTCTTTCAGCGTCCGCGCCAGCGCGGCCAGCACGGCCTCGACGTCGGCGGCAGGGACGTCCGTGTCACTGCCCACGGCCAGGAAGAGCTTCGCGCCGCCCGCGAGGGGGACGAGGTACGACTCCACATTCCGGGCCCGGGGAATGGTGGTGGACTGCGCGCCGCCTGCCACCGCATGGCCAAGGAAGGTCCGCTCAACCTTCTTGACGGCCGGCGCGCTCAGCCCGAGGAAGGTGGTCTTGAAATAGCCCGGTAGCTCGTCGTCGCTCATGCCCATGCCGTCCACCATGTCCTTGGGCGCGGCGGCCAGGACGATCTCGATGCGGCCGACGCCGCCGGCGGTATCCGGCGGGTGGGTCAGTGCCACCGCGTCCATGCCGATCTCCCGCGGAGCGGAGAAGGGGACCGGCGTCTCGAAAGCCACCGTCCACCAGGCGTGCCGCAGCCCCTGCCCGCTGGCCGGCTCGGCGGCCCGCCCGGCAAAAGCCATCGCCCCCCCCACGATGATCATGGCGAATGGAACGAATCTCATGTCAGCTCCTCCCCATGTGGATTGATGACGCCCGCCGTCTCAAGGGCAGGCCAGGTCCTGCTTGCGGAGCAGACCCACGGTGGCTCCCCGGGCGCCACGGAACCTGGCCAGCACCCACTCGCCGCCGGCGTGCAGCGCCGGCGCCACCGCTACGGCGTCGCCTCGCAACACGAAGCCCCGCCGCCGCTCCGGCGGCAGCGGACCCACGACGTGGAAGTGGGTTTTCTCCGCCGTGACCCGGCAGGGGGCCAGCGGCTGGAACTTGTCCCGCCCGAACACGTCACCCGGCCAGTTGGCGCCGCAGAACGAGGCGATGCCGCTGGCCGTCTCCATCCGGACGCCGTCGGCGGTGACGAAGAAGGCGATGGTGCCCTGTTCGTCGACGAACTCGTACCGGCCGTCGGTGACGAGTCCCGCCACGCCCGCCCCGTCGCAGATGTGGGCGGACGGCCCGAACACGGCGGTGTAGGTGAACGACAGGGTGTCGCCCGCGAGCGCCAGGGTCAGCTCGCCGGTTTCGCTCGTCCACCGGCCGCTGGGATCGGGAGCCGGCGGCGGGACAGGCGGCGGATCCGTTTCCGCCAGCGCCAGTCCGGCGGCTGCCAGCGCCAGGGTCAGCAGGATGCGGACGATCGACTGCGGTGCCATGAAGCCCTCCCGGTGCGGGATGTCTGTGAGACGGCCATACCGCGATGTTTTATCACGAAAAGAGGATGATCGTCGAGGTTCGACACAAGGCGCGGGGACAAGTTTCGGTCCGGATCCGGGTCGGTCAGTTGGGCAGGTTGCGCAGCAGGGCACGGACTTCGTCGCGGTGGCCGAGCAGCGGCTCATCCATGGCCAGGTACTGCTGGAACAGCTGGCGGGCCTGGCCGAAGTCTCCGATGAGGTTGTACGCCTTCCCCAGGTAGTAGACGGCATCGGCCTGGTAGCGGGTGTTGCCGGTTTTTTCCTGCAGGCCGGTGGCGATGGCGCGGGCCTTCTCCAGGCGGGCGATCCCCAGTCGGGCGCGGTCGCGGTCGAGGCTGACCGTCACACCGCCCATTCCCTGTTTGGACAGCTCCAGGTAGCAGAGGCCGGAGAAGAAGTTGGCGTCGAAATTGTCAGGCTCGTGCTGCAGGTAGCCGGTGAAGTGGCGCAGCGCCTGCTCATACCGCTTCTGTTCGAACGCCTGAACCCCCGACTGGAACTGGTCGCTCTGGAGGTCGGCGCTCTTGAGCATGTCGAGGCGGGGCAGGTCCAGGTCGTAGCGGTCGTGCTGGACGCCGGCGATGTAGCGCAGCGCGCCGAATGGCACGGCCAGAAGCAGCAGGGTCGCGGCGGCCGCGACCAGGCCGGGGTGCCAGGTCCACATTCTGGCGAAGATGCCGGCCGGAGCCGCGGCGGCGTGGGGAGCCGGGGTGAACGCGGCGGGGTTGGCCCGCACGAGACGGGCGAACGCCAACAGTTCAGCAGCGTGGGCATGACAGGCCGTGCACTCCATGAGGTGATGCTCCACCCGAATCTCCTCGTCATCGGAAAGCAGGCCGAAGCAGTAATCATGGAGTGCTTGCTGAATCTGCTGGTGGTTATATCCCTCGCCCTTCATGATCCATCACCTTTCCTGCTTATGGAGTACGCGGGATAGGCTTTTGTACGAAAGAATATCATCTTTTTCCTGATTTTTTCCATGGAAACGTTGAACCGGCTCACCAGGGTCTGCTTGGGCATGTTGAAGTGGGCGCTGAGCTGGGTGTATGACCACCCCTGGACGACGTGCAGATGGATCAGTTCCTGGATGTGCGGCGGCAGAGTCTGGAAGATTTCGCGCGCCTGCTGCGACGTCAGCTCCACTCCGGCCTGCTCCTCGGCATCCAGGATTCGGTGCTCGCTCGACTCCTCCATCGCCACAACGACCTTTTCCTCGATGGACTCCGGACCGTCGGATAAAAACCGGCTCCGATCCTGCTGTCGCTTTCGTATTTCCTTGATAATTATGATTTTCAGGATGCCCAGCGAGTAGCAGAACAGGTCCTGGTAGGTGGGCTGGCCGCGGAATTTTCCCCGGTGGATGTTGTCGAAGAGACTGAAAAAGGTCTCCTGGACCAGGTCTTCGGCCGCATCGCCTACGTGGCTCTGGGCAACCAGGATCAGGCGCTCGCGCAACTTCTGGTACAGTTCCTCGGAGAGGACTGATTGCGGCTGTTCGCTCATTCGTCTGAAGCGGCAACGGCAAGTCGTTCGCTGGTACCCATCGCGTTGCCGGTATTCTATTTGCCCGCCATGTCCGCCGGCGGCCGCCACCCGCGGCCCGCGGTCACTTGTCGGACAGCTTCTTGACGTTGGGGACGATCTTCTCCTCGAACCACCGTGACGTATGGGAGCGCACCATCTGCATGAGCGAAACCGTGGCGATGAACGGCTCCGGGTAGCGCCGGGCCTGCTGGTAGACATTCACCAGCGCATTGGAGTATTTGTCCAGGTAGACGTTGTCGATCTGGGTGGGATCGCCCATGACGATGAGCTTGGAATCCTCGCCCAGGCGCGTGCCCAATGTGCGCATCTGAAAGGGATTGGCATTCTGGGCCTCGTCGAAGAGCACCACCGAGCCCGACAGGTCCGCGCCGCGGACGTCGGCCAGGTTCATCATCTCGATCACCCCGTCGTCCAGGAGCTTCTGATAGCCCTGCTCCTTCTCCAGCCCGTTTTCGCCCACCAGTTTCTGGAGTTTTTCCACGAACGGCCGCATGCGGGGCAGGAGCTTGCGTTTCACGGTGCCCGGCAGGAACCCGATGTCCTCGCCCAGCCGCGACTTGGTGATGATGGGCTTGATGAGCTTGATGGACTCGTACTTCTTGCGGAGAAACACCAGCTCCAGCGCCGCGGCCATGGCGATGTGGGTTTTGCCCGTGCCGGCCTTGCCCACGACCACTTGTATCTTGACCTCGTCGTCCATGGCCTGGGTCATGCAGACGGCCTGCTCGAAGTTGTGGGAATAATTTCTCCGGTCCAGCACTTTGGGCCCCACGCCCAGCACCCGAACGCGGTCATACTGGGTGAAGAGCAGGGTGTCGCCGCTGCGGTAACCGAGTCCGAGATAGTTGCCGGTCTCATCCTGCAAGATCACGCCCTCGTTGTAGCGCAGCCGGACCCGGTTGAAATTGGCCAGCTGCCACTCGTTGGGCTTCTTGGCGGTGAACATCTCGTCGATCTCGGCCGGCGTGAGCACCACGGTGCGCAGGGGATCGGCAGCGCCCGTCAGGCTTTCCTCGGAGACGTGGTCGTGGAGGTAATCCTCGGCCTGCAGTCCCAGGACATGGCACTTGATCCGGAGGTTGCGGTCCTTCGTCACGAGGGTGACGGGCCGCCCCACCTGCTGCTTGAGGTGCATCAGCGAGGCGAGCAGGAAGTTGTCGTAGTACGACAGGTCCAGGTCGCGCGGAAAAGCGCCCTCGGCGTACTCGGCCAGGAAGAACAGGAGGCCGTCATAGCCGTTGCGGATCCGGATCCCGCGGTCCGCCTGGTATGGGTCTCCGCCCGACAGGATCTGCTCCAGCTTCTGCGACACATCCCGGGCGTTGAACCCGATGATCGGGTCGCCCTTTTTCTTGTCCACCTCGTCCAGGCCGTGCAGCGGGATGACCACCAGGTGTTCCTGAAACCGGAACAACGAGGTGGGGTCGTGCAGGAGGACGTTGGTGTCCAGAACGTAGATTTTGCGGGCGGATTCTTGCGCCGCAATCGCAGAGACGACCGAAGCAGTTGTTTCAAAAGCGTTT
This region includes:
- a CDS encoding RiPP maturation radical SAM protein 1, whose translation is MMRVALVSMPWLDSHVPSAALAALKAWVAARVPGCAVAVWPEHVAVARRLGRTAYRAIQEDSLAGEALYAGLVYPERRGVLPGLLRTAFAADAAKAGMPPPPDADPSGILDAIDAHAAELAGRLAAAADVVGLSATFHQLFANVLLSRRIKAANPGVFIVWGGSLLRGAAGPSFMREYPEIDAVVQGEGERPLETLLVRLAAGQAPPDDGPGLLTRGNLDRFPAGAPVWEADDVAALPLPDFDDYAAAADPLSVEWRIWLQTARGCWWDRSGSTGDPKRRCLFCNMNERRRYRAKPARQVAAEVEALVARHANPRVVLSDLCMRSTGLAELGRRLAAPGRQLQLQIELRAGARPRDVLALWEAGLTVAHTGVEGFSTAYLRRMNKGTTAIQNLELLKTCAELEIGNPFGLVTGFPGSTAAEVAESVATIDRYATAYPPPGFLHEFDLTTGSAVDILSADFGIEEVRNHPRYAEFLPAEACARLVLPHRAWAYTPAGQPADWTPLYDACRRWQEMHEAIRATALREGRTPPKALAYLDGGDFLEITDCRNEARRLTLSGVWRDVYRECLETRTFADLAARFAGAADAARLREILDRLVAERVMYAEEDRYLSLAVASRPDIAARRMKRSRKKGTVRG
- a CDS encoding LysE family transporter; protein product: MWLYLVLGISFGFASGIQPGPLMAYLVGRSMVHGWRRTLPAVLAPLISDGPIALLMLVLLTRLPAGMERGMRLAGAVFLFYLAAQAFRTWRRSDAAPPDSPGSAGRSLFQATAVNFLNPGPYLGWSLVLGPALLEGWRESPACGVALLAGFYGTILGVNAGVVILSGTARRLGPRAGRALVGLSALALAGFGFYQLWAGLVG
- a CDS encoding sigma-70 family RNA polymerase sigma factor; this translates as MSEQPQSVLSEELYQKLRERLILVAQSHVGDAAEDLVQETFFSLFDNIHRGKFRGQPTYQDLFCYSLGILKIIIIKEIRKRQQDRSRFLSDGPESIEEKVVVAMEESSEHRILDAEEQAGVELTSQQAREIFQTLPPHIQELIHLHVVQGWSYTQLSAHFNMPKQTLVSRFNVSMEKIRKKMIFFRTKAYPAYSISRKGDGS
- a CDS encoding AAA family ATPase, with the translated sequence MNVKKKGVALNAFETTASVVSAIAAQESARKIYVLDTNVLLHDPTSLFRFQEHLVVIPLHGLDEVDKKKGDPIIGFNARDVSQKLEQILSGGDPYQADRGIRIRNGYDGLLFFLAEYAEGAFPRDLDLSYYDNFLLASLMHLKQQVGRPVTLVTKDRNLRIKCHVLGLQAEDYLHDHVSEESLTGAADPLRTVVLTPAEIDEMFTAKKPNEWQLANFNRVRLRYNEGVILQDETGNYLGLGYRSGDTLLFTQYDRVRVLGVGPKVLDRRNYSHNFEQAVCMTQAMDDEVKIQVVVGKAGTGKTHIAMAAALELVFLRKKYESIKLIKPIITKSRLGEDIGFLPGTVKRKLLPRMRPFVEKLQKLVGENGLEKEQGYQKLLDDGVIEMMNLADVRGADLSGSVVLFDEAQNANPFQMRTLGTRLGEDSKLIVMGDPTQIDNVYLDKYSNALVNVYQQARRYPEPFIATVSLMQMVRSHTSRWFEEKIVPNVKKLSDK